In Chitinophagales bacterium, one DNA window encodes the following:
- a CDS encoding SBBP repeat-containing protein, with amino-acid sequence MKSPLFTYAMLLICVLSCRENTLAQTSWASDPLQQLAFVENKGQVTDQHGKQNSDVLFIYAGERFNLQLKRDGFSYELFEVKQQAAGMSEAGVVPSTDDDLTDLLKDNQQVRSHRVDVKLNGANPIASIFGTEPLETVVNFYTAPAAPDGITGVATFNKVIYRNIYAGIDLLFTAPDNTTGSSLKYEWIIHPGADPSKIKLQYDGAVALLPAGDGGFRLVTGTGHIDESKVYAYAADSKLPIDATYQFDKNKVSYTIARDPLQTIVIDPNILWSSYYGGNLSEDINNGELAVDKQSKVIVTGSTLSTLYVASTGAYQTVYGGGYHDAFIAKFTTVGKLSWATYYGSTGKDEGHAITTDGDNNIYVAGLTTSKTNMVTVGAYQTAFAGFQDAFVVKLDASGARLWATYLGGSIQDEILDLDCDKKGNIYFSGYTISPDKIATPGAYQDSMNNPGGNNGDAFLGEFTPGGVLKWCSYFSGPAQDRAHGICVGKNGDLYIEGTCESLTEFATPGVFQTVYGGGGTDAFIAKWDTTGNFYWCSYLGGINEDHGRGVKTDAAGNPYVIGWSASPSGIASAGALQEHWYEAYENDGDPKYDGFLAKFHPDGSREWGTYYGGNGKDQTFTLAVDDDNNFVYCGGLTSSSVNIATPGSYQPTYGSSTDGFIAKFTFGGTRVWGTYFGADDNDEVHGMGIDKNGFMYLFFSTEGNSFSATPDAYQTTGNGANETIVTRLNVADACYDKYEPNNSSATAVLLKAFDDSSLWGYTAAISSATDADWYKLKLSAPTNLKLTLTDLFADYDLKLYKSNGQLLYSSANTGTTDEDIIYNSAPKGNYIIEVVHTATSFDANYCYRLLPVTNSSPWLMKEGQEMLQSPAGIRAIVFPNPAAGQIHLKVSADFPQQSVITVYDLLHQPVYSGQFELTGSSSEIVIPAASLAPGLYLAEVRSDNYKTLVKVILQ; translated from the coding sequence ATGAAATCTCCACTTTTTACCTATGCAATGCTACTGATCTGTGTTTTATCCTGCCGGGAAAATACTCTTGCCCAAACATCATGGGCTTCCGACCCGCTGCAGCAGCTGGCTTTTGTTGAGAATAAAGGACAGGTGACAGATCAGCACGGAAAACAAAACAGTGATGTCTTGTTTATATATGCTGGTGAGCGATTCAATCTTCAACTCAAACGCGATGGATTCAGCTATGAGTTGTTTGAAGTGAAGCAACAAGCTGCAGGCATGTCTGAAGCCGGCGTCGTTCCATCAACCGATGATGATTTGACTGATCTTCTGAAAGATAATCAGCAGGTTCGCTCACACCGTGTTGATGTTAAACTTAATGGAGCCAACCCAATTGCATCTATCTTCGGCACAGAGCCTTTAGAAACAGTTGTGAATTTTTATACGGCGCCAGCTGCACCGGACGGCATCACCGGAGTCGCAACATTTAATAAAGTTATTTACCGGAATATCTACGCCGGCATTGACCTCCTTTTCACAGCACCTGATAATACCACAGGATCCTCACTGAAATATGAATGGATTATTCATCCCGGAGCAGATCCATCAAAAATAAAATTGCAGTATGATGGTGCAGTTGCACTTCTTCCTGCCGGCGACGGGGGCTTCAGGCTCGTTACCGGCACCGGACATATTGATGAAAGTAAAGTGTATGCTTATGCCGCTGATTCCAAATTACCCATAGATGCGACATATCAGTTTGATAAGAACAAGGTGAGTTACACAATTGCAAGAGACCCGCTTCAGACGATTGTGATTGATCCGAACATTCTGTGGTCATCCTATTATGGCGGCAACCTTTCGGAGGATATTAACAACGGTGAACTGGCAGTTGACAAACAGTCGAAAGTGATTGTGACCGGCAGCACGCTGAGCACACTGTATGTAGCCAGTACCGGCGCATACCAGACTGTTTATGGAGGCGGCTACCATGATGCTTTCATTGCTAAATTCACCACCGTCGGCAAACTCTCCTGGGCAACATATTATGGCTCTACCGGAAAAGATGAAGGACATGCCATCACTACTGATGGCGATAATAATATCTACGTGGCAGGACTTACTACGAGCAAAACCAATATGGTGACTGTTGGTGCCTACCAGACCGCTTTCGCAGGTTTCCAGGATGCATTTGTTGTTAAGCTCGATGCCTCCGGTGCCAGGTTGTGGGCTACTTATCTTGGCGGTTCTATCCAGGATGAAATCCTCGACCTGGACTGCGATAAGAAAGGAAATATCTATTTCTCAGGTTATACCATCAGCCCTGATAAGATTGCGACTCCAGGTGCATACCAGGATTCAATGAACAATCCGGGTGGCAACAATGGTGATGCCTTCTTAGGCGAATTTACACCAGGCGGTGTGTTGAAATGGTGCTCCTATTTCAGCGGACCGGCACAGGATCGCGCCCATGGAATTTGCGTTGGAAAAAATGGCGACCTGTACATCGAAGGCACTTGTGAAAGTCTCACTGAATTTGCAACACCAGGTGTGTTTCAAACAGTGTATGGTGGCGGCGGCACCGATGCATTTATTGCCAAATGGGATACAACAGGAAACTTCTACTGGTGCAGTTACCTTGGTGGCATCAATGAAGACCATGGCCGTGGAGTGAAAACAGATGCTGCCGGCAATCCTTACGTGATCGGCTGGTCAGCCAGTCCTTCCGGTATTGCTTCAGCCGGTGCCTTGCAGGAACATTGGTACGAGGCGTATGAAAATGATGGCGATCCCAAGTATGACGGTTTCCTGGCAAAATTTCATCCTGACGGCAGCCGCGAATGGGGAACATATTACGGTGGCAATGGAAAGGATCAGACATTCACCCTTGCAGTAGACGATGATAATAATTTTGTGTATTGCGGTGGGTTAACCAGCAGTTCTGTTAATATAGCTACGCCGGGATCCTATCAGCCGACCTACGGTAGTTCAACAGATGGCTTCATCGCAAAATTTACGTTTGGCGGAACAAGAGTGTGGGGAACCTACTTTGGTGCTGATGATAATGATGAAGTACATGGAATGGGCATTGACAAGAACGGATTCATGTACCTGTTCTTTTCCACAGAAGGCAATTCCTTTTCCGCTACACCTGACGCATATCAGACAACCGGTAACGGAGCCAATGAAACAATAGTCACCCGCCTGAATGTGGCTGATGCATGCTACGACAAGTACGAACCAAATAACAGCAGTGCCACGGCCGTACTGCTGAAGGCATTTGATGATTCCAGCCTTTGGGGCTATACCGCAGCGATTTCTTCGGCCACGGATGCTGATTGGTATAAATTGAAACTTTCCGCTCCTACAAATTTAAAACTGACGCTTACTGATTTATTCGCGGACTATGATCTCAAATTATATAAATCCAACGGGCAGCTGCTGTACTCTTCTGCGAACACCGGAACAACGGATGAGGACATCATTTATAACAGCGCACCAAAGGGAAACTATATCATTGAAGTAGTACATACAGCCACTTCGTTTGATGCAAATTACTGTTACCGCCTTTTGCCAGTTACGAATTCATCACCATGGCTGATGAAAGAAGGCCAGGAAATGCTTCAGTCACCGGCAGGTATTCGGGCAATTGTTTTCCCAAACCCTGCTGCAGGACAAATCCATCTGAAGGTATCCGCTGATTTTCCGCAGCAATCTGTCATCACGGTTTATGATTTACTGCACCAACCTGTTTATTCAGGGCAATTTGAACTAACCGGCTCCTCCAGTGAAATAGTGATACCTGCTGCCTCCTTAGCGCCCGGACTGTACCTTGCGGAAGTTCGTTCAGACAATTATAAAACATTGGTGAAAGTAATATTGCAGTAA